Proteins from one Nitrobacteraceae bacterium AZCC 2146 genomic window:
- a CDS encoding hypothetical protein (product_source=Hypo-rule applied; cath_funfam=1.20.58.300), which yields MDLQARIELWKSIDPDPEFCRKAEREMLLLSSQDQEWVAARMRDFEQALGLENAE from the coding sequence ATGGATTTGCAGGCGCGTATTGAGCTTTGGAAGAGCATCGATCCGGATCCGGAGTTCTGCCGCAAGGCGGAGCGGGAAATGCTGCTCCTGAGTTCACAGGATCAGGAATGGGTCGCCGCACGGATGCGGGACTTTGAACAGGCGCTTGGCCTGGAAAACGCCGAATAA
- a CDS encoding transposase-like protein (product_source=COG3677; cath_funfam=2.20.28.30; cog=COG3677; smart=SM00834; superfamily=57783): MESVAVIGYKADRTGAWRSALQGNGMDKQAMREEAERLIRETMERKALVVKQGDTRIMAVCGKCGAANKVSAPKGVARVSYVCKECGHKQVTL; encoded by the coding sequence TTGGAGAGTGTCGCGGTCATCGGCTATAAGGCCGACCGGACCGGAGCTTGGCGCTCCGCCTTGCAGGGGAACGGCATGGACAAGCAGGCGATGCGCGAAGAGGCCGAACGCCTGATCCGCGAGACCATGGAGCGCAAGGCCCTCGTCGTGAAGCAGGGCGACACCCGGATCATGGCGGTCTGCGGCAAGTGCGGCGCGGCGAACAAGGTTTCGGCGCCCAAGGGCGTCGCCCGCGTCAGCTACGTTTGCAAGGAATGCGGACACAAGCAGGTCACGCTCTGA
- a CDS encoding hypothetical protein (product_source=Hypo-rule applied; cleavage_site_network=SignalP-noTM), with protein MRILVLGTLGLFGSAMVTPSLAQTIRTSEPLLLAPYEIALVQDGSCSVGKVLKVTGAIRGLRRKKLCIPLGEVQASLGVIQ; from the coding sequence ATGCGTATTTTGGTGTTGGGGACTTTGGGGCTTTTCGGATCGGCGATGGTGACCCCGTCGCTGGCGCAAACTATCCGGACTTCGGAACCGCTGCTGTTGGCGCCGTACGAGATCGCTCTCGTGCAGGACGGGTCCTGCTCGGTCGGCAAGGTGCTGAAGGTGACGGGGGCGATCCGCGGCCTGCGCCGCAAGAAGCTCTGCATCCCGCTCGGCGAAGTCCAGGCGTCGCTCGGCGTCATCCAGTAG